The Natronogracilivirga saccharolytica genome includes a window with the following:
- a CDS encoding DUF5676 family membrane protein, translating into MDTSEIIRMDISWWQGVLGLIQIFIIGWLAGALIAAIYNFGITDKEST; encoded by the coding sequence TTGGACACCTCCGAAATTATTCGTATGGATATTTCCTGGTGGCAGGGAGTATTAGGACTCATCCAGATCTTTATTATTGGCTGGCTTGCAGGAGCATTAATAGCTGCAATTTACAACTTCGGAATAACTGACAAAGAATCGACATGA
- a CDS encoding glutaredoxin family protein: MNQPQLAPDKPDLIIYCQKWCDYMHHLVNMLQELGWSFMFIDLRFNHKAGQELISVLGKPVPLPVLEFGGQYYVKPELAELPDLLKEGRGFRFFRGIDGSKT, from the coding sequence ATGAACCAACCTCAATTAGCTCCTGATAAACCAGACCTGATTATTTATTGCCAAAAATGGTGTGACTATATGCATCACTTGGTCAATATGTTACAGGAACTCGGCTGGTCATTCATGTTTATTGACCTGAGGTTTAACCACAAAGCAGGTCAAGAGCTGATTTCTGTTTTAGGCAAACCGGTGCCGTTACCTGTACTTGAATTCGGCGGGCAATATTATGTAAAACCTGAACTTGCGGAGTTGCCGGATTTACTCAAAGAAGGTCGGGGATTCCGTTTTTTCCGAGGCATTGATGGTTCAAAAACTTAG
- a CDS encoding type II toxin-antitoxin system VapC family toxin, with protein sequence MYFLDTNICIHFLKGEYDSIRQNILATQPHRIKIPVIVESELMYGVSKSSKKKENRKKLEAFLSAFEVVDYRQEMSPVYAELRSDCERRGDPVGPLDLLIATIVKAHNGTLVTRNTREFRRVAGLSLTEW encoded by the coding sequence ATGTATTTTCTTGATACCAATATTTGCATTCATTTTCTGAAAGGAGAGTATGATTCGATCAGGCAAAACATACTTGCGACTCAACCACACCGAATAAAAATTCCCGTAATTGTTGAGTCCGAACTGATGTATGGTGTCAGCAAAAGCAGCAAGAAAAAAGAGAACAGAAAAAAACTCGAGGCTTTTCTATCCGCTTTTGAAGTGGTCGACTACCGTCAGGAGATGTCACCGGTTTATGCTGAGTTACGAAGTGATTGCGAACGTCGCGGAGACCCGGTTGGGCCTTTAGACCTATTAATAGCAACCATTGTGAAAGCGCACAATGGAACTTTAGTGACTCGAAATACCCGGGAGTTTAGGAGGGTTGCCGGATTGTCTTTAACCGAGTGGTAG
- a CDS encoding helix-turn-helix domain-containing protein, with amino-acid sequence MHPTLYLWKGVALINADFTETSLHSHHAIQLTCGYSGNFSITIPQQTELQSNAVVLDADTPHLFRNKDHGFTLFIYIEPESLLADAVRNHLLKGNNYRQLDRELFMPLWQLLTYRDAACRDMINSISELAGLLQVEESDRQRYDERVLRALSYIRESLDQPLSIKDLASSLYLSESRLMHLIAEQTGMPFRKHVHWARLFACVKVVVGGANLSEASLKAGFSDQAHFTRTFVRMFGIPPGDFLKDSRNVQAFFCESG; translated from the coding sequence ATGCATCCGACACTCTATCTTTGGAAAGGGGTTGCATTAATCAATGCCGATTTTACGGAAACTTCATTGCACAGTCATCATGCAATACAACTGACCTGCGGTTATTCCGGAAACTTTTCAATTACCATACCGCAACAGACAGAGTTACAGTCGAACGCTGTTGTATTGGATGCTGATACACCCCATTTGTTTCGAAATAAAGATCATGGGTTTACGCTGTTTATTTACATAGAGCCGGAAAGTCTTTTGGCTGATGCAGTTCGGAATCATCTACTGAAAGGCAATAACTATCGGCAGCTTGACAGGGAGCTGTTCATGCCGTTGTGGCAGCTTCTGACATACCGGGATGCGGCTTGCAGAGATATGATTAACTCAATATCTGAATTGGCCGGGCTCCTTCAAGTTGAGGAAAGTGACAGGCAACGGTATGATGAAAGAGTTTTAAGGGCATTGAGCTATATCCGGGAAAGTCTGGATCAACCCCTATCCATCAAGGATCTCGCTTCTTCATTATATCTTTCCGAGAGTCGTTTGATGCATCTTATAGCAGAGCAGACCGGTATGCCGTTTCGCAAACATGTACACTGGGCTCGATTGTTTGCCTGTGTCAAGGTTGTGGTTGGTGGAGCCAATCTCTCTGAAGCTTCTTTAAAAGCCGGATTTTCTGATCAAGCTCATTTCACAAGAACTTTTGTGCGAATGTTCGGTATTCCACCCGGTGATTTTTTAAAAGATAGCAGAAACGTTCAAGCCTTCTTTTGTGAAAGCGGGTAA
- a CDS encoding class I SAM-dependent methyltransferase, which yields MGNQLTSNYVPAAGFSFLTRFYDPLVRITCRETYFKQRMIELAHPAQGEKILDVGCGTGTLLLQMQAYQDNLELHGLDGDARVLKIAQQKAGRSSSEISFKQAYSTNIPYPDNHFDLITNSLMIHHLNPEDKIRTFREMHRVLKPDGRLILADWGEPQNDLMRLGSLGIRLIDGFDNLKAHIQGDIPEMVYEVGFLPVNVMEYVPTVFGTLSLIRANKAL from the coding sequence ATGGGAAATCAACTTACCTCCAACTATGTACCGGCTGCCGGTTTTTCGTTTCTCACCCGTTTTTATGACCCGCTGGTGCGAATAACCTGCCGGGAGACTTATTTCAAACAACGTATGATTGAGCTTGCACATCCGGCTCAGGGTGAGAAGATCCTGGATGTCGGCTGTGGTACAGGAACCCTGTTACTGCAAATGCAGGCATATCAAGATAACCTGGAATTACACGGATTGGATGGCGATGCCAGGGTTTTAAAAATCGCACAACAAAAAGCAGGCCGTAGCTCTTCAGAAATTTCTTTCAAGCAGGCGTATTCCACAAATATACCTTACCCGGATAATCATTTCGATCTGATTACGAACAGTTTAATGATCCATCACCTCAATCCTGAAGATAAGATTCGTACTTTCCGGGAAATGCACCGGGTACTGAAGCCGGATGGCCGGTTGATTCTTGCCGATTGGGGAGAACCTCAAAACGATCTCATGCGCCTGGGCTCTCTTGGAATACGTTTGATCGACGGGTTTGATAATCTGAAAGCGCATATACAAGGTGATATTCCGGAAATGGTGTATGAGGTCGGATTTCTTCCGGTTAATGTGATGGAATATGTTCCAACAGTATTCGGCACGCTTTCTCTTATAAGAGCTAATAAAGCATTATAA
- a CDS encoding DJ-1/PfpI family protein translates to MQVAIVVYPGMTALDAIGPYEVFRFIPNCDLRFVYHQTGPVVTDSRVLILGATHSFEETPEPDIILVPGSEANTVTAMADSDLIKWLRRVHQTTRLTLSVCTGSMILAAAGILQGHPATTHWIAQKRLAAFGVQPQPDKRVVSSGKIKTAAGVSAGIDLSLQVVSELYGRQMAEKIQLIIEYDPKPPFQSGHPNKASKEVLTNAETEMKKRSYNSRNFISVPKIYWNSIINKVRMGKED, encoded by the coding sequence ATGCAGGTTGCCATTGTAGTATACCCGGGAATGACCGCACTCGACGCTATCGGTCCTTATGAAGTTTTCCGTTTTATACCTAACTGTGATCTGCGTTTTGTTTATCATCAAACCGGCCCGGTAGTTACTGATAGCAGGGTACTGATTTTAGGCGCAACACATTCATTTGAAGAAACTCCAGAACCGGATATTATTCTGGTTCCAGGCTCAGAAGCTAATACAGTGACTGCCATGGCGGATTCAGATTTGATAAAATGGTTGCGACGGGTACATCAAACAACCCGGTTAACTCTCTCTGTTTGTACCGGATCAATGATACTTGCAGCAGCCGGAATACTGCAAGGCCATCCGGCTACTACACATTGGATTGCCCAAAAAAGACTTGCTGCATTTGGCGTTCAACCTCAACCAGATAAGAGAGTCGTCTCTTCGGGAAAAATAAAGACGGCCGCCGGAGTATCGGCAGGGATTGATCTTTCACTGCAAGTAGTATCTGAACTTTACGGGAGGCAAATGGCAGAAAAGATTCAGTTGATTATAGAGTATGATCCAAAGCCTCCGTTTCAAAGTGGTCATCCGAATAAAGCTTCAAAAGAAGTGCTGACTAATGCCGAAACAGAAATGAAAAAACGTTCTTATAATTCGCG
- a CDS encoding saccharopine dehydrogenase family protein, which produces MKQKTDGNGILIVGGYGHVGRLIALDMAPRFPERVVVAGRNGERAQAFAEELGNGARGIALDAADSAAVEKALEGMTLVISCIDQEVPHLLRSAVTGGLAYIDISAELDLWERARELEDDAKKNGARVLIGSGLVPGTAGVMAREAVAQTGPGGTLDVGILLSIGDNFGAAALNWMIGASGREFTISENGRNRQVRAMAEKRRMVFPDPFGQRTVMRFAIPDQVYYPETLGVRRAGSWVALEPGWIATFFSLCVQSGLLRVMQRLQLQRGLTSMFEWLQRRYEGRNTYALTVKAEGPNGTANLYVIGRDESQGTAVSAVTMADTFLEDGNIAPGVWLPEQIFEPASYFATLENRGIKLKKNNAQPGEHESHHKSKVNRGR; this is translated from the coding sequence ATGAAACAGAAAACAGATGGCAATGGTATCCTTATAGTCGGAGGTTATGGCCATGTGGGGCGCTTGATTGCGTTGGACATGGCGCCGCGATTTCCGGAACGAGTGGTTGTGGCCGGCCGTAATGGTGAGCGGGCGCAGGCATTCGCTGAAGAGCTGGGAAATGGGGCGCGCGGTATAGCACTCGATGCTGCCGATTCAGCAGCGGTGGAGAAAGCTCTTGAAGGCATGACCCTGGTAATCTCCTGCATCGACCAGGAAGTGCCGCATCTGCTCCGCTCTGCTGTTACGGGCGGCCTTGCTTACATAGACATCTCGGCTGAACTTGATTTATGGGAGCGTGCCCGGGAGCTCGAAGACGATGCGAAGAAAAACGGAGCACGTGTTCTGATAGGATCTGGACTCGTACCCGGCACTGCGGGAGTAATGGCCAGGGAGGCAGTAGCTCAGACCGGCCCCGGAGGTACATTGGATGTCGGTATCCTCTTGAGTATAGGCGACAATTTTGGAGCCGCTGCGCTCAACTGGATGATCGGTGCATCCGGCCGTGAGTTTACCATAAGCGAAAATGGACGGAATCGGCAGGTACGGGCAATGGCAGAGAAAAGGCGTATGGTTTTCCCCGATCCGTTTGGTCAACGTACCGTCATGCGTTTTGCAATTCCCGATCAGGTTTACTATCCGGAGACGCTGGGGGTTCGCCGTGCGGGCAGTTGGGTCGCACTGGAACCCGGCTGGATCGCGACGTTTTTTTCACTCTGTGTGCAATCGGGACTTCTCCGTGTAATGCAACGGCTGCAGTTACAACGTGGATTAACAAGTATGTTCGAATGGCTGCAACGACGATATGAAGGGCGGAACACCTATGCTCTGACGGTCAAGGCAGAAGGTCCCAATGGGACAGCGAATCTATATGTAATCGGCCGGGACGAGTCTCAGGGAACGGCAGTCAGTGCGGTTACTATGGCCGATACATTTTTGGAAGACGGTAATATCGCACCCGGGGTATGGCTGCCGGAACAAATTTTTGAGCCTGCTTCTTACTTTGCCACATTGGAAAACCGGGGAATTAAATTGAAAAAAAACAATGCGCAGCCCGGAGAACACGAATCTCATCACAAAAGTAAAGTAAACCGGGGCAGGTGA